The genomic window GTAATATCAATGTTCGGCACAGTAGAACCGTATTTAGCATTAATGGCATCGATAAATACGTTGGCAATTACTGCATTTCCACGCGGCGTTAAGTGAATACCATCTAAAGAGAATGCACCACCAGTAATAAATGAAGCGTTGATACCAATACCCTGAACATTAAGACCAGTTTTAACCTGATTAAAATAAGCATAAGTATCTGCAATGGCTAAACCTTTGCTTGTGGCTAAAGATTTAATGCTGCTATTATAGCTATTTACATAATCTTTCACTTTAATAACTTCATCCTTATCCAATACCCACTTATTTTCGATCGGATTTAAGGGGTGCAAACCATAAGGAATGCCAGAACCATTTGGTTTGCCAAATATGCCTTCTGATTGAAATGGCAAACGGATTAAATCTTCAGCCGTTGCAGTCCTTACCGAACCGGTTCCTGTTTGAATATAAATAGCCGCCGCTGCAGGATTAATTGCTTTAGCAGCACTTAATAAAGCTGCTACAGTAACCGTATTAAAATAAGGAACAGCAGTTACATCAGGAATAGTACCTACAATACCTTTTTGACCCGCGGCAGTTAAGGCATTTAAAAAATTAGCATACAAAGAAGAGAAGGTAACCTTATCAGTTAAAGTAGTAGTGGGATCAGTTGATACAGTTACCGCTCCATTTAAAGCATAACCCAATACATCATTATTTCCTAACCAAAGCGAGAAAAAAGTATGATTTCTTCCTTGAATAAACTGAAAATAATTGGTTTTACCTACTTGGGCATCTGGCAACAAACGCTCGAAATAAGGATTTGCAGCACTGAAAGTAAGTGTTGGATCGAAGGCCAAATCAACACGCATGCCAGGGATACCTAAGTTTTGGATTTCGCCATTGTATTTATCTAAATGCTTTGCTGCATCTCTTATAGCCAGTTTATCAACAACAGGAGTTAAAGTTGGCGTACCATTAACCAGTGCGGTTAAAGAAATATAACCTGAGCCATTTGAATGTTCTTCGCTAAAAAACGGAGAGGTAAATGCCCCACCACCTACCGTAGCCATTTTGGCGGCAATTAAGTTTGGATAAGCAACTTTTTGTCCTTCCAAATATAAACCTCCATCGGCATATCCAGAAGTTAAGGAGTTACCTACTGCAATGTACTTACTAAAATTTGCTTGTCCGGCGGTCGACCCAGCAGGCGTTTCTATTTCGGGTTTACAAGCTGCTGCAAAAAGGATGATAGCAGCAACGAAACTATTTAATATATATCTTTTCATTTAAATTTCTCCTACCATTTATAAGTTAACGAAATACCTGGTGCATAAACCAAAGTTTTAAAGGTACCATCCAGGCCCGTTTCAATATTCTTTTGTTTACGCGATTTAACATCTTCAAAAAAGAAGGATGCATTAACTTCAAAATGGCGGGTTGGGGCATAGCCTACACCTGCACTTAAAATGTAACGGTCAGCATCAGGAGCTTCAGGTGTTACGTATCCATCCTGTACTGGAGAAAAGGCATAACCAACACCTGCTCTTAGTGCCAATTTCTCTGAGGCCTGGTGGTTAATACCTAATTTAAACGAAGAACCGTCACGATAGTTGCGTGCTGATTTTGTATCAACGAGCGCAGGTGTATTGGTAGCATAATCAAAAGACAAGTCCTGATAAATATGCCATTGTACCCAGCTTGCATCAAAAGCTAAAACTGTACTTTTTGACAAAGGAATACCTATACCTAAGCTTGTGGTTGCTGGCAAAGGCAATTCGGCGTTAAAGGTATTTCCCGCAGGGAAAGATCCTTCTAATGACTTTGAAACTTCAAATTCTGCTGAACCACCATCAAGTTTCGTAATTACTTTCGATTTATGTACGAGTGCAAAAGAGATATTGCTTAATGTTTTAATATATAGACCCGCGTTCCATCCATAACCCGTCCCAGTACCATCCAAGGTTGCTTTTCCCGAACGACCGTCAGGAAAATTTACAGGAATAGCTCTTTGAAGATTTACATCTCCATGGTTATAAACAAAACCTGCACCTATACCAATACGATCCGTAATTTTTATACTTAACGTTGGTTGAAAATAAATTGCTTTTAAATTTAATGAGGTTAAAGCATACTTACCAGACCAGTTATCGCCCCAATCTACTAAACCGCCAAAAGGCGTATACACACCTAAACCTAACTTCCATTTATTTGATTTCGGCCCCCACACCGCATAAAACTCGAAAGGAGGGGCAATTTTGTTCTTCACATCCTCTGTAACATTCGAACCCGTTTGTTTAAAAGCGGATTTAAATAATAATGGGTTTACACCTGCTGAAACTGAGTTTTTCTCTAAGAAAGTTACTGCACCGGGATTATAAAATACGGAAGCCTCGTCTAATGCCAATGCAGAACCTGCACCTGCCATACCAATTTGTTTCTGTCCTTGTAAATTAACCTGGAAACCCTGCCCCAAAACCCAAAGTGGGGCAGAAAGTAATGCGCTCAATAAAATTTTTTTCATCTATAAATGGTTATACACAAATATATACTATGCTAACATAGTAAACAAATATTTGTTTGTAAGATTTTTAATAGTCTTACGCTTGAGCGGTTGGCCCGCCGAAGCCCATAGGAAAAGGTGGTTCTTCTTGAGTTTTAATACGCCCGTTTACGGCTTCGAATTTCTGAATATTATCTTCCAATGCCGATAATAAACGCTTTGCGTGTTCTGGAGTTAGGATAATTCTCGATTTAACTTTTGCCTTCGGAATTCCCGGCATTACACGGATAAAATCTAATACGAATTCGGTATTAGAGTGGGTAATGATGGCTAAGTTAGAAAAAATTCCTTCAGCAATTTCTTCAGATAATTCTATGTTTAATTGATTCTCGTTTTGTTGTTCTTCCATAATAGCTCAAAAATAAAAAATTCCGCTGCTTAAGCGGAATTTAAAACATAATGTTTGAAATAAAATTAAATTTTATAGCGCTTTAAAAAGTTATTTTGCTAAAAAATCTAACTCTGCAATAGCCAACGCTTTTTTATTACCTGCAATAGCCATTGCTTTTACTCGTATATATTTTGCCGAAATTCCTTTCTTGAAATAATGGGTCCGCGGTGTTGGATTATTAATTAAATTACCAAATCCGAAAATTTCGGCATCTTGCCAGGACTTACCATCGTTACTGATTTGGAATACTCCTTTTTCAAGCATTCCATCAGCAAAATCAGTTGGTGGTGTATAAATAAAGCCAGTTAGCTCATAAACATTACCTAAATCTATCGCTATCTGATGCTGATCGCTGTTTTCGTTAGATAACCAATAACTTTGCTTTGTAGCATCAAATGCCATTGCAGCAGTGTGCCTAGCACTTTCGCTATCACTATTTAATAATTTCCAGTCTTTTTTCAGCATACCAAATGTTTCGGTGGCTATTGGTCCCTTTTCTTTATTGGTTATGGCTATTACTTTTACTTCACCTTTTGTTATTCGAAGCGGACCAGTATATTTTTTAGCACTAGCATCAGGTACACTTCCATTTGTGGTATAATAAATTTCGATGCCTTTGTTCAGGTTAGCGGTAGCATTTTCTCCGTGTGGTTTCCACCCAAACGCATGGGTTTTTGGTGAAATGGTAGTTAAACCATTTACATCTCTGCTAAACTGCAATTGTGGTGGACGGGTACGGTAATAATGTGCAGTTATAGTAGCTATTGCTGGTTCAGCTCTTGATGATAAAACAGTTAACTTAAATTTAGAAGAAGTAATTTCAGGGAAACGCAAAATCCGCTTATAACCAATATTGGTTGCTACGGCAATTTTTTGCCACTTATTGCCAATCCACACCTCCAATTGATGCGTTATTACACGCTCACTATGGTTTGTAATATCCTCTTGTAATACGATCCTGTTTATTGTAACTGGTTTAATCGTTGTAATTTCAACACTTTTCTGTTTATTATTTAACAAAACATAAGTATTTATATCGTTATCCAATACTTGTTTTGCGCCATTTGCGCCAGCAAATAAATTTTTGCCATAAGTTTCGGTAATGCGTTTACCAACCTCATTAAGCACACTTACATCTTCATCAGAGAATTTTCCGTTTCGGTTTGGTGGTATATTGAGTAAAAAGGTCGAATTCCCTCCAACCGAACGTTCATAAATATCGAAAACATCATCGGCACTGCGTACCTTTTGCTTTTGATCATCACGGTAAAAC from Flavobacterium sp. W4I14 includes these protein-coding regions:
- a CDS encoding hypothetical protein (product_source=Hypo-rule applied; cleavage_site_network=SignalP-noTM; superfamily=52266), encoding MKRYILNSFVAAIILFAAACKPEIETPAGSTAGQANFSKYIAVGNSLTSGYADGGLYLEGQKVAYPNLIAAKMATVGGGAFTSPFFSEEHSNGSGYISLTALVNGTPTLTPVVDKLAIRDAAKHLDKYNGEIQNLGIPGMRVDLAFDPTLTFSAANPYFERLLPDAQVGKTNYFQFIQGRNHTFFSLWLGNNDVLGYALNGAVTVSTDPTTTLTDKVTFSSLYANFLNALTAAGQKGIVGTIPDVTAVPYFNTVTVAALLSAAKAINPAAAAIYIQTGTGSVRTATAEDLIRLPFQSEGIFGKPNGSGIPYGLHPLNPIENKWVLDKDEVIKVKDYVNSYNSSIKSLATSKGLAIADTYAYFNQVKTGLNVQGIGINASFITGGAFSLDGIHLTPRGNAVIANVFIDAINAKYGSTVPNIDITQYRGVKFPN
- a CDS encoding long-chain fatty acid transport protein (product_source=KO:K06076; cath_funfam=2.40.160.60; cleavage_site_network=SignalP-noTM; cog=COG2067; ko=KO:K06076; pfam=PF03349; superfamily=56935), with translation MKKILLSALLSAPLWVLGQGFQVNLQGQKQIGMAGAGSALALDEASVFYNPGAVTFLEKNSVSAGVNPLLFKSAFKQTGSNVTEDVKNKIAPPFEFYAVWGPKSNKWKLGLGVYTPFGGLVDWGDNWSGKYALTSLNLKAIYFQPTLSIKITDRIGIGAGFVYNHGDVNLQRAIPVNFPDGRSGKATLDGTGTGYGWNAGLYIKTLSNISFALVHKSKVITKLDGGSAEFEVSKSLEGSFPAGNTFNAELPLPATTSLGIGIPLSKSTVLAFDASWVQWHIYQDLSFDYATNTPALVDTKSARNYRDGSSFKLGINHQASEKLALRAGVGYAFSPVQDGYVTPEAPDADRYILSAGVGYAPTRHFEVNASFFFEDVKSRKQKNIETGLDGTFKTLVYAPGISLTYKW
- a CDS encoding uncharacterized protein (DUF1778 family) (product_source=COG4453; cog=COG4453; pfam=PF11950; superfamily=100950) gives rise to the protein MEEQQNENQLNIELSEEIAEGIFSNLAIITHSNTEFVLDFIRVMPGIPKAKVKSRIILTPEHAKRLLSALEDNIQKFEAVNGRIKTQEEPPFPMGFGGPTAQA
- a CDS encoding alpha-L-fucosidase (product_source=KO:K01206; cath_funfam=2.60.120.260,3.20.20.80; cleavage_site_network=SignalP-noTM; cog=COG3669; ko=KO:K01206; pfam=PF00754,PF01120,PF13287; superfamily=49785,51445) encodes the protein MRKLILTSGLIVSFIANAIAQSDNLKPQNTVAIASGDSKATILAKASHVVPTPNQVNALKNEFIAFIHFGPNSFTKMEWGNGKEDPKIFDLKELHTDQWCQAMKSAGMKMVIITVKHHDGFVLWQSRYTKHGIMSSGFEDGKGDVLKNLSASCKKYGLKLGIYLSPADLYQIENPEGLYGNLSKITTRTIPRETAGRPFANQTKFKFEVDDYNEYFLNQLFEVLTEYGPIDEVWFDGAHPKTKGGQKYNYSAWKTLIHTLAPKAVIFGREDIRWCGNEAGGTRETEWNVIPYSENPDTATHFPDMTNKDLGSNNELYKAKYLHYQQAETNTSIREGWFYRDDQKQKVRSADDVFDIYERSVGGNSTFLLNIPPNRNGKFSDEDVSVLNEVGKRITETYGKNLFAGANGAKQVLDNDINTYVLLNNKQKSVEITTIKPVTINRIVLQEDITNHSERVITHQLEVWIGNKWQKIAVATNIGYKRILRFPEITSSKFKLTVLSSRAEPAIATITAHYYRTRPPQLQFSRDVNGLTTISPKTHAFGWKPHGENATANLNKGIEIYYTTNGSVPDASAKKYTGPLRITKGEVKVIAITNKEKGPIATETFGMLKKDWKLLNSDSESARHTAAMAFDATKQSYWLSNENSDQHQIAIDLGNVYELTGFIYTPPTDFADGMLEKGVFQISNDGKSWQDAEIFGFGNLINNPTPRTHYFKKGISAKYIRVKAMAIAGNKKALAIAELDFLAK